The Pseudonocardia sp. HH130630-07 DNA window CGCGCAGAACGCCGACCACGTCGCGATCTTCGCGCCGTTCACCAAGTACAGCAGGCTGGTCGCGCACGCCTCGTCGATCAAGCAGGCGATGGAGGAGGCCTACGTCGCGGCGATGACCGGCAACCCCGGCCCGGTGCACCTCGACTTCGCCCGCGACACCATCGAGAACGTCGTCGGCGCCCCGCCCGAGGTGCCCGCGGCGCACCCGTCGCGGGACTGGGTCGGGACCCGCCCGGTGCCCGCTCCCGCCGCCGTCACCGCGGTCGCCGAGCGGGTGCTCGCGGCGGACCGGCCGGTGATCTGGATCGGCAACGGCGGCAACCGGGCCCGGGCCTCCGACGAGGTGCTGGCGCTGGCCGAGGCGCTGGAGATCCCGGTGATCACCACGTTCAACGGCATGGGTGCGGTCCCGACCGACCATCCGCTGGTGTTCGGCGCACTGTCGAGGATGGGCACCTCGCTGACCTCGCGGGTGCTCGCCGAGTCCGACCTGGTGCTGGCGCTGGGCAACAGCCTGAACGCCGTCTCCACCCGGCGCTGGAAGACCCCGCTGCCGCCGGTCGTCCAGGTCGACGTGGATCCGATGATGATCGGGCGCTACTACGCCGAGACGACCACCGGTGTCGTCGGTGACCTCGGCGCCTTCTGCACCGCACTGGTCGCGGCCACCGCCGACGGCGCGGCCGGGGCCCGGGCGTCGCGGGCCGGCTGGACGGCCGGACTGCGCGACGCCGAGCGGGACTGGTGGGCGCTGTCGGACTCCCGGGAGCCGCAGACCCCCGGCACCGTCTCGCCGGCCGTCGTCGTGCGGGCGTTGCGCGAGGTCACGCCGTCCGGCGCGGTGCTCATCCCGGACGCCGGCAACCCGGGCGTGTGGTCGTTCCTGTGGGAGATGCCGGAGCCCTACCGCTACATCAAGCCGGTCGGCTTCGGGAACATGGGCTTCGCGCTGCCCGCGGCGATCGCCTCGGTGGCCGACGACCCGCAGCGCCCGGTGCTCGCCCTGATCGGCGACGGGTCGCTGGGCATGAGCCTCGGTGAGCTGGAGACCCTGGCCCGGGTCGGCGGCCCGGTGTGCGTGGTGGTGCTCAACGACTCCAGCTACGGCAACATCCGCCAGGAGCAGGAGCTGCACTTCGACGGCCGCACCATCGGCGTCGACTTCGCCGAGGTCGACTTCGCCGCGGTCGCGCAGGGGATGGGCGTCTCCGCCCGCCGGGTGACGGCGGTCGGGGACCTGGTGGACGCGGTCCGGGCGGCGTTCGCGTCCGGCCGGCCGGCGCTGGTCGACGTGGTGCTCGACCGCGAGGCGAACGCGTGGACCTACGAGGCGTTCCGGCCGCATCAGGCAGGCTGAGCCCTGGCCCGCCGGGCCCGGGGACGCTGAGCCCCGGCCGGCCGGGCCGAGAACGGCGATCACGACCGGTGGCCGCCGCCGCACCAGGGCGGCGGCCACCGCGGAAAGGGAACCTGACGATGGAGTCCGCCCCCACCCCCGGCCCGCTCGACGGGATCCGGGTCCTCGACCTGTCCCGGTTCATCGCCGGGCCGAGCTGCGCGCAGGTGCTCGCCGACTTCGGGGCCGAGGTCGTGAAGCTCGAACGCCCGGACGGCGAGGACGCGCGTCACCACGAGCCCTACTACGAGGGCGAGAGCGTCTACACGATGCTCTACAACCGCAACAAGTACGGCGCCACGCTCGACACCCGTCACCCCGACGCGCTCGCGATCCTGGAGAAGCTCGTCGTCTGGGCCGACGTCGTCGTCGAGAACTACCGGCCGGGCACCATCGAGAAGATGGGCATCGGTTACGAGCGGATGACCGAGCTCAACCCGGACGTCATCCTCACCTCGATCTCCGGCTTCGGCCAGACCGGTCCGCTGTCGCGCCGCGCGCTGTTCGACGCGATCGCCCAGGCGTCGTCCGGGCTGATGGACACCACCGGCGAGGCCGACGGCCCGCCGACGCTCACCGGCACCTACATCGCCGACTACGTGACCGGCTACCAGGCCGCGCTCGGGACGTTCGCCGCGATCCTGCACCGGGAGCGGACCGGCGAGGGCCAGCGGGTGGACGTGGCCAGCCTCGACTCGATGTTCGCGACCCTGGGCACCCGGCTGATCAGCTGGCTGATGCTGGGTGCGGAGATGCCGCGCAACGGGTCGCGGGACCTGCTGACCGCGCCGGTGAACGTCTACGCCTGCCGGGACGCCCAGGTCTACATCCAGGCCGGCACGAACTCGCTGTTCCCGAAGCTGTGCCGGGCGATCGGGCGCGAGGACCTGCTCGCCGACGACCGCTACCGCACCGTCCCGGACCGGATGGCGCACGTCCCGGAGCTGGAGGCGGTCGTCGCCGGGTGGGCCCGGGACCGCGCCGCGGACGAGATCGGGGAGGTGCTGGAGGAGGCCGGGATCCCGTTCGCGAGGGTCGCGACGGTGCCCGAGGTCGCCGGGTCCGAGCAGATCGCCGCCCGCGGGATGGTCGTGGAGTCCGAGCACCCGACGCTGGGCACCGTCCGGATGCCCGGCAACCCGATCAAGATGGACCGGTCCCCGCCAACGGTGCGCAAGGCGCCGCCGACGGTCGGCGAGGACAACGAGCACGTCTACCGGGAGATCCTCGGCCTGGACGGGGCGGAGCTGGAGCGCCTGCGCTCCGCCGGGGCCGTCTGATGGGCCGCCCGGCCGGCCCGGTCGTCGCGGTCGACGTGGGCACCTCGGCGGTGCGGGCCGCCGTCGTCGCCGCGGACGGCACCGTCACCGGTGCCGCCCGGGTGTCGCGGGCGGGCGGGGTCGGCGGCGAGCACTTCGACGCCGAGCAGCTGTGGGCGGACGTGTGCGAGGCGCTCGGCCGGGCCGTCGCCACCGCCGGCCCCGTGGTGCCGGTCGCGCTGGGGATCGCCGGGCACATCGGCTCGGTCGCCCTGGACGCCGACCTGCGCCCCGTCGGCCCGGCGGGCGGCTGGGCCGACACCCGTGGCACGGATCTCGTCGCGGGTCTCCCCGGACCGCTGCTCGACCGGGTCCGGGAGACCAGCGGCCGCCCGGTGCCCGGCGCCGGATGGCTCGCGCACGCCCTGCACCTGCAGGTCCGCTACCCGGACCGGGCGGCACGGGTGCGCGCGCTGGTGTCGCCGAAGGACTTCCTGCTCGCCCGCTGCGTCGGTGAACCGGTCACCGACACCGTCGACGCCGCCTACTCGCTGGTCTTCGACGTCCGGCGCGGCCGGTGGGACCACGCGCTGCTCGCCGAGCTGGGCGTCGGTCCGGGCTGGTGGCCGCGGGTCGTGGCGCCGGGGGCGCCGGTGGCCGGCCTGCTCCCCGGGGTCGCCGCGGTGACCGGGCTCCCGGCCGGCCTGCCGGTGGTCGGCGGCGGGCCGGACGGTTCGGTCGGCGTCGGCCTGCTCCTCGGGGACCGGACCGACCTGGTCGCGGACGTCGCCGGCACCACCGACGTCCTCGGCCGGGTGCACGACTCCCCGGCCGCCGCCGGGCCGGGTGCGCTGCTCAACCCCGGGCTGCGGGCGGGGCGCTGGGTGTCCGGCGGGCCGACCGGCCTGACCGGGGGAGCGGTGCTGCGCTGGCGCGAGCTCACCGGCGGGACCGGCCACACCACCGGCCGCGCGGCCGACGAGGCCGCGGTCGAGGCGCTCGCGCCGGGCGCGGACGGCCTGCTGGTCGTGCCGACGATGTCCGGCGACCGGTTCCCCGGCTGGCGGCCCGGGACCCGCGGCGCCGTGCTCGGCCAGACACCGGGGCACGGCCCCGCGCACCTCGTGCGCGCGGCCCAGGAGGGGGCGGCGTTCACCGTGCGCGAGGGCGTGGAGCTGCTCGACGACGGGCGGGCCGCCGGTCCGCGGCCGGTCGTGCTCGCCGGCGGCGCGGCCCGGTCGGAGGCGGCCGCCCGGCTGCGTGCCGACGTGTTCGGGCGCCGGGTGCTCGCCTGCGCCGACCCGGACGTGACGCTGCTCGGGGCGGCGGCGCTGGCCATGGCCGGCGCCGGGTGCGACCTCGACGAGGCCGCCGGGCGGCTGCGGCCCCGGTTGCGCGTCGTCGAGCCCGACCCGGCCCGCGCCGCCCGCTACGACGAGCTCTACGTCGAGTGGCTCGACGCCCGCGAACGGCTCGTGCCCGGGACGGGCGGGTGAGGGCCGGGCACCCCGGTCCGTGGCGGGTCGCGGCCGTGCCGGGCCCGTCCGGGGCGGCGAACCGCTACGCTCGGCCCGGACGTGATCATCGCGGCGCGTCGACGCACGCCCGCCACGCCCGCACCGGGCGTCGCCGACGAGGGTGGAGGTCGACCGGGCCGTGAGCCGCATACCGCGCTACCAGGTCATCTACCAGGACCTGTCGGCGCAGATCGCGTCCGGGTCGCTGGCGCCCGACGTCCAGCTGCCCAGCGAGGCCGATCTCGCCGAGCGGTACGGCGTCAGCCGGATGACCGTGCGCCAGGCCGTGCGCCAGCTGCAGGACGAGCAGCTGCTCGTCCGCCGCCGGGGCGCGGGGACGTTCGTGACCCGGCCGAGCGCCCAGCGCAGGCGGCTGAACCGGCTGGGCTCCTTCGCCCAGGAGATGGGGACCGACGAGACCAGGGTCCGGACCCGGCTGCGCGGCCACGAGACCGTCGCCGCGCCGGAGGAGGTCCGGGACCGGCTCGGCCTCGGCGCCGGACAGGAGGTCATCCGGATCGAGCGGCTGCGCCTGGTCGACGACCGCCCGGCCGCGTTGCAGGTCAGCTGGCTGCCCTACGCCCAGGTCCCGTTGCTGGCCCGGGCCGACCTGAGTTCCGGTTCGCTGTACCGCACCATCCGCGAGCAGTACGGCCTGCGCCTGACCTGGGCCGACCAGGAGGTCACGGCGAGCGCCGCGAGCGCCGAGCAGGCCAGGGCGCTGGAGGTCCGCCGGGGCGCCCCGCTGATCGCGTCGGTGCGGATCACCCACGACCAGGGGTCGACGCCGGTGGAGTTCGCCCGCAGCTGGACCCGGCCGGAGTTCCCGCTCTCCATCCGCCTGGAGGGCTGACCGGGCCCGCTCAGGGCCGGTGCGCGCCGAGGAACCAGCGGTCGACGGAGAACGGCTCGTCCCCGCAGGCGGCGACGCCGGACGCCCAGGCGTCCACCTCGGCCGGGCTCAGCCCGCACCGGCCGGGTGCGGCGTCGGCGACCATCTCCCGCAGCTCTGCCCCGTAGCCGGTCGCGGCCGGTCCGCGCAGGGTGGCCCGCTCGGCCCACTCCCCGGCGAAGCCGGCCGCCCGCAGCAGCGGGCCCAGCTCGTGCGGCAGCCGGGGGCGCGGGACGGTCGTGCACCAGGCGTCCCGGATCCGGCGGTGCCGGTCCTGACCGGGTCCCGGCCAGTGCAGCGAGGTCCAGTCGGTGTCGAGCACCAGCAGCCGCCCGCCCGGACGCAGCACCCGGTGCAGCTCGGTGACGGCGGCCCGGGTGTCGCCCAGGAACTCCAGCACCTGCAGGCAGGCGACGACGTCGAACGGGCCGTCGGGCAGCGATCCCCTGGCCCCCAGCGTCCGCTGCTCGACGATCGCCCGGGTACCGCACCGGCGCCGGGCGAGCGTGACCATGACCGGGTCGGCGTCCACCCCGTGCACCGCGCCGGGCCCGGCGGCCCCCGCCAGCTCGGCGAGCAGGTGCCCGGGGCCGGTGCCGACGAGCAGCACCCGTTCGCCGGGGGCCACCGACAGCAGCCCGCGGGTCCGGTCGCGCTCGGCGGCGGCCTCCGCGGTGTCGTAGGTATCCGCGACCCGGCGCGCGCTGCGCGCATCCGTGGGCAGCATCGAGCTGCTCAGCCTCCCGTGTAGCGCGCGGACTCGATCAACGTCTCGACGGCCTCCGGCGGCACCCGGAACGACCGGCCGAACCGCACCGCGGGCAGCTCACCGGAGTGGACCAGCCGGTAGACCGTCATCCTCGACACCCGCATCGTGTCGGCCACCTCCGCGACGGTGAGGAACGGCGCGTTCTGCCCGGATCGTTGCTCCGGGATCCCAGCCCCCATGCGTGCGCTCTCCTCCTGCCGGCCCGCCCCGAGGCCGACCGTCGTGATCAGCGGATGCGGCGACCGTAGCGCGGAAACCGCCACACTCCCGGTGCGATGTTGTCCCACCCCCGGGTGGATCACGGCGGGTGAGTTCGGCTCTCCGTAGCTGAGCGCGCACGGATGGTGAGAAATGTCCGTGCCGCGGATCACGCGTCGGGACCCCTCCGGTGCACCGCTAGCAACCGCAACGACCTAGGGTCGGAGGGATGAGCGTGACGGTGACCGACGACGACCCGGACGGCGACTGGACGGAACCGGGGGTGTTCCGCAGCGCCCCCGGCGTCTACCGGATCCCGCTGCCGCTGCCGCAGGACGGCCTGCGCGCGGTGAACGTCTACGCGATCGCCGACGCCGGCGGCTGGACCCTGGTGGACTCCGGCTGGGCCATCGACGAGGCGCGGGACCTGCTGGGGAAGGCGCTGGCCGCGCTCGGCTCCGGGTTCGGCGACGTCCGCCGGTTCCTCGTCACCCACGCCCACCGCGACCACTACACGCTCGCGTCGGTGCTGCGCCGGGAGTACGGCTCCCGGATCCTGCTCGGGGCCGGGGAGAAGCCCAACATCGACATGGTGGTCTCCCCGGACCGGCCGGCCGGGGAGCCGGATCGCACCCGCCTGCTGCGCTGCGGCGCCGCCGGGCTCGTCGACGAGCTCGGGCGCCGGGGACCGTGGACGCCGCCGTCGCCGCAGGAGTGGGAGGCGCCCGACGAGTGGATCGCCGACCGCGCCGCGATCGCGGTGGGCGACCAGGACGGGACCCGCACGCTCACCGCCGTCGAGACGCCGGGGCACACCCGCGGGCACCTCGTGTTCGCCGACGAGGCCGCCGGGCTGCTCTTCGCTGGGGACCACGTGCTGCCCCGGATCACGCCGTCGATCGGGCTGCAGCCGACGGTCGTCGCGAGCCCGCTGGGTCAGTTCCTCGACTCGCTGCGCCTGGTCCTGTCCCGGCCGGACGCCGATCTGCTGCCCGCGCACGGGCCGGTCGGGGGCCGGGTGCACGCCCGCGCCGCCGAGCTCGTCACCCACCACGACGTCCGGCTGGCCCAGTGCCGCGACGCCGTCGTGGCGGGCGCCCCCACCGCGGACGCGGTGGCCCGGGAGCTGCGCTGGACCCGGCGCGAGTACCGGCTCGGGGAGATGACGCTGTTCAACCGGGTGCTGGCCGTGCTGGAGACCGGGGCGCATCTGGACGTCCTCGCCGACCGGGGTGACCTGGTCCGGTCCGAGGCCGTCGACCCGGCCACCGGTGCGACCCTCGCCACCTACACCGCCTGACCCGCGCGCCGGGCCGCGACACGCCGCCGGCGGTTCACCCGGTCGACGTGTCGGGGTGGCCGGTCGCGCAGGAATGCGGCAGAGTGGCAGCACCCGCTCCCCGTCCGTACCGGAGGTTCACCGGCACCACACGCAGCACATACGTACCGCGCGTCGCCACGCAGGCACTCGCAGTCGTCACCGAGGACGTAGGGGAAGACGATCCTCATCGACGACAGCGGAGGTTGGCAGTGAGCACACGCGGAGTGGTGTTCGTCCACTCGTCGCCGACTGCGGTCTGTCCGCACGTCGAGTGGGCGATCTCGGGCGTCCTCGGGGCGCGGGTCTCCCTGGAGTGGTCCGCGCAGCCGGTGGCGTCCGGGCAGATGCGGGCCGAGTGCTCGTGGAGCGGGCCCGCGGGCAGCGGCGGCGCGATCGCCGGTGCCCTGCGGGCGTGGTCCATGTTGCGCTTCGAGGTGACCGAGGAGCCGAGCCCCGGCATGGACGGCGAGCGGTTCATGCACGTGCCGGGCCTGGGCATGTGGTTCGGGCGGACCAGCGCCAACGGCGACGTCGTGATCCCGGAGGACCAGCTCCGCACGGTGATGGCGGAGACCGGCGGCACCGGGCTGTCCCGGCGGCTCGGCGAGCTGCTCGGCACCGCGTGGGACGACGAGCTGGAGTCCTTCCGGTTCGCCGGCGACGGTGCCGCCATCACGTTGCTGACCCACCGGGTCGGCTGACCCCGGTCCCGCCCGGCACACTGGACGACGTGTGCAGGGGGGAACGATGAGCATGCGGACGGCCGCGGTCGCCGCGGGTCTGGTCGTCGCGCTGGTCGCGGTCGGGGGGACCGCGTGGACCGCGAGCGGGGCCGCGCCGGGCGGGATACCGCCGTCGGCGGCACCGCCGTCGGTACCGGACGAGGGTGCGGGCAGCGGGATCGTGACGATCAGCGACGGGGCCGCGAGCCATCCGGCGGCGCAGCTGGTCCTCGAACAGGTCCAGCGCTACTTCAACGCGGTCAACGGCCGCGACCACGAGACCTGGGCCCGGGTGGTCAGCCCGGAACGGGCAGAGCAGCAGCCCCGCGAGGTGTGGCTGGACGGCGTCGGCACGACGACCGACGGCACCATCCGGGTGGACCGGATCGACCCGGCCCCGGGCGGCGGCGTCGTCGCGCTGGTGCGGTTCGTGAGCGTGCAGAGCCCGGAGGACGGCCCGCCCGGCCTGCAGGTCGGGCGGATCTGCTGGCAGGCGACCTACCCGATGGCCGGGTCGCCGCCGCGGATCATGGTCGGGGACCCGGGCGGGGTGCTCGGCGCGCCCTGCTGAACGGCTCCGGCGGCGGCCACCGCACCGGGTGGCCGCCGCCGGAGGACGCGCTCACGCCTTGCTGAACAGCAGCGAGACGTTGTGCCCGCCGAAGCCGAACGAGTTGTTCAGCGCCGCGTCGACCGTGGTCTTCCGCGGCTCGCCCGCGACGACGTCGAGCTCGACCTTCGGGTCCTTGTCGACGAGGTTGCGGGTCGCCGGGATGATGTCGTCGCGCACCGAGAGCAGCGTGATGATGCCCTCGACCGCGCCGGCACCGCCGACGAGATGCCCCAGTGCCGACTTCGGGGCGGTCAGCACCGGGTGGTCCCCGAGCGCCTTGCGCACGGCGACCGTCTCGCCGACGTCACCGACCACCGTGGAGGTGGCGTGGCAGTTGACGTGGCCGACGTCGGTCGGCTGCAGGCCCGCGCCCTCGATGGCCTTGCGCATCGCCCGGACCTGCCCGGTGCCCTCCGGGTCCGGCCCGGTGATGTGGTGGGCGTCGGAGGTCATGCCGTAGCCGGCCACCCGGCCGTGCACCGTCGCGCCGCGGGCCCTCGCGAACTCCTCGCGCTCGAGCACCAGCACGCCGGCGCCCTCGCCGAGGACGAACCCGTCCCGGCCGGCGTCGAACGGCCGGGACGCGGCCGCCGGATCGTCGTTGCGGGTGGACAGCGTCCTGGCCTGCACGAACCCGGCCACGGTGATCGGCACGATGCACGACTCGGCCCCACCGGCCAGCACCACGTCGACCTCACCGGCCGCGAGCAGCCGGCAGGCCCAGGCGATCGCCTCGGCCCCGGTGGCACAGGCCGACGCGGGGGAGTGCACCCCGCCCCTGGCCCGGTACTCCAGGCTGATCATCGCGGCCGGCCCGTTCGGCATGAGCATCGGCACGGTGAGCGGGGAGACCTTGCGCAGGCCGTGCTCCTCCAGCAGGTCGTCCTGGGCGAGCAGGGTCGGCGCACCGCCGATCCCGGCCCCCACGACGACCCCGAGCCGGTCGCCCTCGACGACGGCGCCGTCCTCGTCCGGGAGGGCGCCGAGCCCGGCGTGCGCCCACGCCTCCCGGGCCGCGATGACGGCGACCTGCTCGCACCGGTCCATCCGGCGGGCCTGCACGCGGGGCAGCACCTCGGACGGCTCGACCGCCAGCTGGGCGGAGATCTGCACCGGCAGGTCGAACCGCTCGGTCCACTCGGCCTGCGTGGCCCGGACGCCGGACTTGCCGGCGAGCAGGGCGTCCCAGGTCGAGGCTGCGTCCCCGCCGAGCGGGGTGGTGGCCCCGTAACCGGTGACGACCACTCCGTCGGTCATGGTGTGTCCCCTTCCCCGGCGCAGGCGGTGACGGCGGCCGGGGCCCCCGGCACCGCGCTGCGGCCGGTGTCGATCACTGGTGCTTGGAGATGAAGTCGACGGCGTCGCCGACGGTCTTCAGCTCGGCCAGCTGGTCGTCCGGGATCTTCGCGCCGAACTTGTCCTCGGCCTGCACGGCGATCTCCACCATCGACAGCGAGTCGATGTCCAGGTCGTCCACGAACGACTTCTCCGGGGTCACCTCGGCGGTGTCGATGCCGGCGACCTCCTCGACGATCTCGGCCAGGCCGGACAGGATCTCGGCGTTGTCAGCCACGATGGTTCTCCTTGCGCGGTGGATTGGTGTCAGGTGCCAGGTCGGTGTGTCAGGGACAGACCACGACCTGTCCGGCGTAGGACAGTCCTGCGCCGAAGCCTACGAGTAGCAGCACGTCGCCGGACCGTACCCGGCCGGCCGTGCGCATGTGGTCCAGCGCCAGCGGGATCGACGCGGACGAGGTGTTGCCGGAGTGCACGATGTCGTCGGCGACGACCATGTCCTCCCGCGCGCCCTTGGCGCGCAGCTTCTTCGCGATCGCCTCGATGATCCGCAGGTTCGCCTGGTGCGGGATGAGGGCGTCGATGTCGGCCGGGGCCAGCCCGGCCCGGGCGATCGCGTCGAGGGCGACCGGGGCGATCGCGGTGGTGGCCCACCGGAAGACCGCCTGGCCCTCCTGGTGCAGCTTGTTGGTGCTCTCACCGAGGATGCGGATGGTGTCGGCGTGGTCGCCCGCGCTGCCCCAGCTGACCGGCCCGATGCCGACGGCGTCGTCGGTCGTCGCCGGTCCGATCAGGGCGGCTCCCGCGCCGTCGGCGAAGATGATGCAGGTCGAGCGGTCGTCCCAGTCGACCCAGTCGGACAGCTTCTCGGCGCCGATCACCAGCACGTGCGCCGCGCTGCCGGCCCGGACCATGTCCGCGGCGACGCCGAGGCCGTAGGAGAACCCGGCACAGGCGGCGTTGACGTCGAACGCGGCGACCCCGTTCGCGCCGAGCTCGGTGGCGACCTGGGCGGCGGCGTTCGGGATCGGGTTCGGCATGGTGCAGGTCGCGACGATGACGGCGTCGAGACCGGCCGGGTCGAACCCGGCGTCGGTGAGCGCCGCGCGCCCGGCCGCCACCGCCATGTCCGGCAGCGAGGTCTGCGCGTCGGCGACCCGGCGCTCGGCGATGCCGACCCGGGACCGGATCCACGCGTCGTCGGTCTCGACCCGCTTCTCCAGGTCGGCGTTGGTGACGACGTGCTCGGGCTGGGAGCTGCCGAGCCCCAGGATCCGGGCACCGAGGACGGGGTCGGCCAGTCGCATGCGGGTCACTTCCCGTGTCCGGCGACGAGCTCGGCCGCCGCGTCGAGCTGTTCGGGGGTCTTGACGGCGCGGGTGGGCGTGCCCTTGATGGCCCGCTTCACCAGGCCGGTCAGCGTGGCGCCGGGCGGCAGCTCCAGGGCCGCGCCCACCCCGCGCCCGGCGAGGTCCTGCAGGCACAGGTCCCAGCGCACCGGGCGGGTGACCTGCGCGACCAGCCGGGACAGGACCTCGGTGCCGGAGGTGACGACGGTGCCGTCGGCGTTGGACAGCAGCGGCAGCACCGGATCGGCGACCCGGAGCGAGGACGCGTGCTCGGCCAGCGCGGCCCGGGCCGGCTCCATGTGCGCGGTGTGGAAGGCGCCCGCGACCGGGATCTCCCGGACCCGCGCGCCCTGCGGCGGCCCGGCGACCAGCTCGGCGATCGCGTCGGTCGACCCGGCCGCGACGATCTGACCGGCACCGTTGCGGTTGGCCGGGTCGAGCCCCAGCTCGGCGAGCCGGTCCAGCACGGTCTGCTCGTCGCCGCCGAGCACGGCGGCCATCGAGGTCGGGGTGACGGCGCAGGCGGCCGCCATCTCCCGGCCGCGCACCCCGGCGAGAGCGACGGCGTCGTCGTCGCTCAGGACCCCGGCGACGGCGGCGGCGGTGAGCTCGCCGATCGAGTGCCCGGCGACGACCGTGCCCTCGGTCAGCGGGGCGGCCTCGGTGAGCCGGCGGGCGGCGAGCAGGCCGAGCGCGACGATCAGCGGCTGGGTCACCGCGGTGTCGGTGATCTCCTCGGCCCCGGCGGTGGTGCCGAGGCGGACCAGGTCGAGCCCGACGGCGTCCGACCAGCCGGCGACGGTCTTCTCCGCGGCGGGGCCGGTCAGCCACGGCGCGAGCATGCCGGGGGTCTGGGCCCCCTGGCCAGGAGCGAGCAGGGCGATCACCGGGACATCACACACCTCACGGGGTCGGCGACGGGATAGCGGTTACGACGAACTTCGACCCACGCACCTTGGAGGAATCCTCCAACCGTGCGGTGTGACCGAGCCCTCGTTACCGGTCCGTACGGGACGGCGTTTGTAGGGTTCACGACAACGGGCATCTGATCACCGCTGCGTCGCCGGGACGACGGCGGGTCCGGCGTCGGCCCGGTCGATCCGGTCGGTGACGAGGGCGGCGCGCAGGACGAACGCGTGC harbors:
- a CDS encoding thiamine pyrophosphate-binding protein: MSDEMTGGQLVVRMLESLGVRHVFGVVGGQTLAITDAIIDTPGIEMVHTRHENAAAVMADAYGRLTGTPAVAIATTGPGATNLLTGVGGAFRDSSPAIIITCNNNGENIHKDDAQNADHVAIFAPFTKYSRLVAHASSIKQAMEEAYVAAMTGNPGPVHLDFARDTIENVVGAPPEVPAAHPSRDWVGTRPVPAPAAVTAVAERVLAADRPVIWIGNGGNRARASDEVLALAEALEIPVITTFNGMGAVPTDHPLVFGALSRMGTSLTSRVLAESDLVLALGNSLNAVSTRRWKTPLPPVVQVDVDPMMIGRYYAETTTGVVGDLGAFCTALVAATADGAAGARASRAGWTAGLRDAERDWWALSDSREPQTPGTVSPAVVVRALREVTPSGAVLIPDAGNPGVWSFLWEMPEPYRYIKPVGFGNMGFALPAAIASVADDPQRPVLALIGDGSLGMSLGELETLARVGGPVCVVVLNDSSYGNIRQEQELHFDGRTIGVDFAEVDFAAVAQGMGVSARRVTAVGDLVDAVRAAFASGRPALVDVVLDREANAWTYEAFRPHQAG
- a CDS encoding GntR family transcriptional regulator, encoding MSRIPRYQVIYQDLSAQIASGSLAPDVQLPSEADLAERYGVSRMTVRQAVRQLQDEQLLVRRRGAGTFVTRPSAQRRRLNRLGSFAQEMGTDETRVRTRLRGHETVAAPEEVRDRLGLGAGQEVIRIERLRLVDDRPAALQVSWLPYAQVPLLARADLSSGSLYRTIREQYGLRLTWADQEVTASAASAEQARALEVRRGAPLIASVRITHDQGSTPVEFARSWTRPEFPLSIRLEG
- a CDS encoding beta-ketoacyl-[acyl-carrier-protein] synthase family protein — its product is MTDGVVVTGYGATTPLGGDAASTWDALLAGKSGVRATQAEWTERFDLPVQISAQLAVEPSEVLPRVQARRMDRCEQVAVIAAREAWAHAGLGALPDEDGAVVEGDRLGVVVGAGIGGAPTLLAQDDLLEEHGLRKVSPLTVPMLMPNGPAAMISLEYRARGGVHSPASACATGAEAIAWACRLLAAGEVDVVLAGGAESCIVPITVAGFVQARTLSTRNDDPAAASRPFDAGRDGFVLGEGAGVLVLEREEFARARGATVHGRVAGYGMTSDAHHITGPDPEGTGQVRAMRKAIEGAGLQPTDVGHVNCHATSTVVGDVGETVAVRKALGDHPVLTAPKSALGHLVGGAGAVEGIITLLSVRDDIIPATRNLVDKDPKVELDVVAGEPRKTTVDAALNNSFGFGGHNVSLLFSKA
- a CDS encoding acyl carrier protein, coding for MADNAEILSGLAEIVEEVAGIDTAEVTPEKSFVDDLDIDSLSMVEIAVQAEDKFGAKIPDDQLAELKTVGDAVDFISKHQ
- a CDS encoding xylulokinase, which gives rise to MGRPAGPVVAVDVGTSAVRAAVVAADGTVTGAARVSRAGGVGGEHFDAEQLWADVCEALGRAVATAGPVVPVALGIAGHIGSVALDADLRPVGPAGGWADTRGTDLVAGLPGPLLDRVRETSGRPVPGAGWLAHALHLQVRYPDRAARVRALVSPKDFLLARCVGEPVTDTVDAAYSLVFDVRRGRWDHALLAELGVGPGWWPRVVAPGAPVAGLLPGVAAVTGLPAGLPVVGGGPDGSVGVGLLLGDRTDLVADVAGTTDVLGRVHDSPAAAGPGALLNPGLRAGRWVSGGPTGLTGGAVLRWRELTGGTGHTTGRAADEAAVEALAPGADGLLVVPTMSGDRFPGWRPGTRGAVLGQTPGHGPAHLVRAAQEGAAFTVREGVELLDDGRAAGPRPVVLAGGAARSEAAARLRADVFGRRVLACADPDVTLLGAAALAMAGAGCDLDEAAGRLRPRLRVVEPDPARAARYDELYVEWLDARERLVPGTGG
- a CDS encoding CaiB/BaiF CoA transferase family protein, producing MESAPTPGPLDGIRVLDLSRFIAGPSCAQVLADFGAEVVKLERPDGEDARHHEPYYEGESVYTMLYNRNKYGATLDTRHPDALAILEKLVVWADVVVENYRPGTIEKMGIGYERMTELNPDVILTSISGFGQTGPLSRRALFDAIAQASSGLMDTTGEADGPPTLTGTYIADYVTGYQAALGTFAAILHRERTGEGQRVDVASLDSMFATLGTRLISWLMLGAEMPRNGSRDLLTAPVNVYACRDAQVYIQAGTNSLFPKLCRAIGREDLLADDRYRTVPDRMAHVPELEAVVAGWARDRAADEIGEVLEEAGIPFARVATVPEVAGSEQIAARGMVVESEHPTLGTVRMPGNPIKMDRSPPTVRKAPPTVGEDNEHVYREILGLDGAELERLRSAGAV
- a CDS encoding DUF3145 domain-containing protein; this encodes MSTRGVVFVHSSPTAVCPHVEWAISGVLGARVSLEWSAQPVASGQMRAECSWSGPAGSGGAIAGALRAWSMLRFEVTEEPSPGMDGERFMHVPGLGMWFGRTSANGDVVIPEDQLRTVMAETGGTGLSRRLGELLGTAWDDELESFRFAGDGAAITLLTHRVG
- a CDS encoding MBL fold metallo-hydrolase: MSVTVTDDDPDGDWTEPGVFRSAPGVYRIPLPLPQDGLRAVNVYAIADAGGWTLVDSGWAIDEARDLLGKALAALGSGFGDVRRFLVTHAHRDHYTLASVLRREYGSRILLGAGEKPNIDMVVSPDRPAGEPDRTRLLRCGAAGLVDELGRRGPWTPPSPQEWEAPDEWIADRAAIAVGDQDGTRTLTAVETPGHTRGHLVFADEAAGLLFAGDHVLPRITPSIGLQPTVVASPLGQFLDSLRLVLSRPDADLLPAHGPVGGRVHARAAELVTHHDVRLAQCRDAVVAGAPTADAVARELRWTRREYRLGEMTLFNRVLAVLETGAHLDVLADRGDLVRSEAVDPATGATLATYTA
- a CDS encoding methyltransferase domain-containing protein, with protein sequence MLPTDARSARRVADTYDTAEAAAERDRTRGLLSVAPGERVLLVGTGPGHLLAELAGAAGPGAVHGVDADPVMVTLARRRCGTRAIVEQRTLGARGSLPDGPFDVVACLQVLEFLGDTRAAVTELHRVLRPGGRLLVLDTDWTSLHWPGPGQDRHRRIRDAWCTTVPRPRLPHELGPLLRAAGFAGEWAERATLRGPAATGYGAELREMVADAAPGRCGLSPAEVDAWASGVAACGDEPFSVDRWFLGAHRP
- a CDS encoding helix-turn-helix domain-containing protein, which gives rise to MGAGIPEQRSGQNAPFLTVAEVADTMRVSRMTVYRLVHSGELPAVRFGRSFRVPPEAVETLIESARYTGG